One window from the genome of Thermococcus alcaliphilus encodes:
- a CDS encoding DUF61 family protein, whose product MPKEDEIIQKELSRLNFHLPKSRKSLKTLLEEDDPKVQLRDGQFHFFKKDELKYLSTLLDSNEYKSLYLPIILEITPTWHGYFRVRGKTAVKVIEKILGTYDLLEEKSEVILPRYFIPEIRKKLPTTTTYAFIVE is encoded by the coding sequence ATGCCTAAAGAAGACGAGATAATCCAAAAAGAACTCTCACGGTTAAATTTCCACTTACCCAAAAGCAGAAAGAGCCTCAAAACTCTCCTCGAAGAAGACGACCCTAAAGTACAGCTTAGAGACGGCCAGTTCCATTTTTTTAAGAAAGATGAACTGAAGTATCTTAGCACTTTACTTGATAGCAACGAATACAAGTCTCTTTATCTCCCTATAATACTTGAGATTACTCCGACGTGGCATGGCTACTTTAGGGTTAGGGGAAAAACTGCAGTCAAAGTTATTGAAAAAATACTCGGAACATATGACCTCTTGGAAGAAAAAAGTGAAGTGATACTTCCCCGTTATTTTATTCCAGAAATTCGAAAAAAGTTACCTACAACAACAACCTACGCATTTATAGTAGAGTAA
- a CDS encoding DMT family transporter has protein sequence MISGRAKIIVSMAIWGSVGIFARYSNLNGLKLAFYRVLLGSFIFLFFYTLNDSRWIKKAFSKIKPKVHLVFLLGAVLGLNWVFFFSAVLYTDIAKATLIYYLAPVIVVILSATFLKEDITIKRVILILIAFLGAFIIGIQGEISLKSKDFLGIIFAFLGALFYAGVTILGRYLKDIESSYLTFFQLFFAMLVLFPLVGFFDGLKVSTYSLSVVGIIAIVHTAFALLIYMDGLKEVEANEAALLSYIDPLSAVVYALLILGEVPTARTIIGGTLILMASILDLKMR, from the coding sequence ATGATCTCCGGACGGGCTAAAATAATAGTCTCTATGGCTATATGGGGAAGTGTGGGAATTTTTGCTAGGTATTCAAATCTAAACGGCTTAAAATTGGCGTTTTATAGGGTGCTTTTAGGTAGCTTTATCTTTTTGTTTTTCTATACTCTTAATGATTCTAGATGGATCAAAAAAGCGTTCTCAAAAATAAAACCCAAAGTGCATTTGGTATTTCTATTAGGAGCCGTGCTTGGATTAAACTGGGTGTTTTTCTTTTCGGCCGTTTTGTACACGGACATTGCAAAAGCAACACTCATTTATTATTTAGCTCCGGTAATAGTTGTTATACTGTCCGCGACATTTCTTAAAGAGGATATAACAATAAAAAGAGTTATTCTTATATTAATAGCCTTTCTAGGAGCGTTTATAATAGGAATACAAGGGGAGATTTCCCTTAAAAGCAAAGATTTTCTGGGAATAATTTTTGCATTTTTAGGAGCTTTATTTTATGCCGGTGTAACTATCTTAGGCAGATACCTAAAGGACATCGAAAGCTCATATTTAACGTTTTTTCAGCTCTTTTTTGCTATGTTAGTTCTTTTTCCGTTAGTAGGGTTTTTTGATGGATTAAAGGTCTCTACTTACTCCTTATCTGTTGTTGGGATTATTGCGATAGTTCATACTGCATTTGCTCTCCTAATTTATATGGATGGTCTTAAGGAAGTAGAAGCAAATGAGGCAGCCCTTTTAAGCTATATCGATCCTTTGAGTGCAGTTGTCTATGCACTGCTAATTCTTGGAGAAGTGCCCACTGCAAGAACAATAATTGGAGGAACCCTAATTTTGATGGCTTCTATTTTGGATTTAAAAATGAGGTGA
- the priS gene encoding DNA primase catalytic subunit PriS produces MSTLFREVSKEERVKYYSKEWDSKKIPKFILDTLENREFGFDHTGEGPNDRKNVFQDVKDLEDYVKITAPYSIYSSVALYSDPKNMSGWLGAELVFDIDAKDLPLKRCNHEAGMVCPICLEDAKELAKDTLVILREDFGFENIHVVYSGRGYHIRVLDDWALELDSKARERILSYISSAEEITFEDIQERKILLSSGYYRVFRLRFGYFIKRISEYHLRNIGLNKKQISMIMENRDEIYENFARKALLTAFPQGVGYKTLLRLFSLSTTFSKAYFDGRVTVDVKRILRLPSSLHSKVGLIATYIGNREKDLESFDPFKNAVPKFREKEVKEAYEVWKESTGDNL; encoded by the coding sequence ATGAGCACTCTATTTAGGGAAGTCAGCAAAGAGGAGAGGGTAAAGTACTATTCAAAAGAATGGGACTCAAAGAAAATCCCAAAGTTTATTTTGGATACCTTGGAAAATAGGGAGTTCGGATTCGATCATACCGGTGAAGGCCCCAATGACAGAAAAAATGTATTTCAAGATGTTAAAGACCTGGAAGATTATGTAAAAATTACGGCTCCCTATTCAATCTATTCTAGCGTGGCACTGTATAGTGATCCAAAAAATATGAGTGGCTGGCTCGGGGCGGAACTGGTTTTTGACATAGATGCAAAGGATCTTCCCTTGAAGAGGTGTAATCACGAAGCGGGAATGGTATGCCCGATATGTCTTGAAGATGCCAAGGAATTAGCCAAGGACACTCTCGTTATTCTAAGAGAAGACTTTGGATTTGAGAACATCCATGTTGTTTATTCTGGGAGAGGCTATCATATTAGGGTTTTAGATGATTGGGCTCTTGAATTAGATTCAAAAGCTAGAGAAAGAATTTTGAGCTATATTTCCAGTGCTGAAGAAATTACTTTCGAAGATATTCAGGAAAGAAAAATATTGTTGTCTTCGGGCTATTATAGGGTCTTTAGATTGAGGTTTGGTTATTTTATTAAGAGAATCTCTGAGTACCATCTAAGGAATATTGGTCTGAATAAGAAACAAATCAGCATGATAATGGAGAACAGGGATGAGATCTATGAGAATTTTGCAAGAAAAGCCCTATTGACAGCCTTTCCACAGGGGGTTGGATACAAGACCCTTTTAAGATTGTTTAGTTTATCTACAACATTTTCAAAAGCATATTTTGATGGGAGGGTAACTGTTGACGTAAAGAGGATTCTTCGTTTGCCTTCCTCTCTTCATTCGAAGGTAGGTCTCATTGCCACATATATAGGGAACCGTGAGAAAGATCTAGAGTCCTTTGATCCCTTTAAAAATGCCGTTCCTAAGTTTAGAGAAAAAGAGGTCAAAGAAGCGTACGAGGTATGGAAGGAGAGTACGGGGGACAATTTATGA
- the priL gene encoding DNA primase large subunit PriL has product MLDPFGRRAQELLNEFDTINELLEIIPNYLDIELALERVRWVNTGRIPDYLLTLNDWKDLISFYALLGALAFSPYGVEMELVKEANLKIYLTKIALSENFEELALPLEKPSENEIPKRDKTIIEKILHEELPPEEKDKIILKYKIPLKEFLSLNEGSLKDFYIRNGYVYLNKAQVIELWKKSFEKNLEKAVNILYDIREELPHYYVELYSRLSELAREYFKERVEKFSTTAQPLRFDLFPPCVKIALGGVPSGLRNYAITVLLTSFLSYARICPNPPKRDVKVKDCVKDLKVIKEEILPLIIQAGNRCKPPLFQDQPNEIKNIWYHLGFGYTLEPSLEDSGNSTWYFPPNCEKIRSSAPQLCKPDKDCRYIKNPLTYYLRRLYLSKKKSEGEENEHSI; this is encoded by the coding sequence ATGTTAGATCCATTCGGGAGACGAGCCCAAGAGTTGTTGAATGAATTTGATACCATTAACGAGCTACTTGAGATTATTCCCAACTATCTGGACATAGAATTGGCTCTAGAAAGAGTTCGGTGGGTGAATACTGGTAGAATCCCAGATTATCTGTTAACTTTGAATGATTGGAAGGATTTGATAAGCTTTTATGCTCTTTTAGGCGCTTTGGCATTTTCTCCCTATGGTGTGGAGATGGAACTGGTTAAAGAGGCAAACTTGAAGATATATCTAACAAAGATAGCATTATCAGAGAACTTTGAGGAGCTCGCACTTCCATTAGAAAAACCATCAGAAAATGAGATTCCAAAGAGGGATAAGACAATAATTGAAAAAATCCTCCATGAAGAATTGCCCCCCGAAGAAAAGGATAAAATAATCCTCAAGTACAAGATACCTCTGAAAGAATTTCTTTCCTTGAATGAAGGGTCTCTTAAAGATTTTTACATAAGAAATGGGTATGTGTATTTAAATAAAGCGCAAGTGATTGAGCTATGGAAGAAGAGCTTTGAGAAAAACCTCGAAAAAGCTGTTAACATTCTTTATGATATTAGAGAAGAGTTGCCTCACTATTACGTAGAACTTTATTCTAGGCTAAGTGAGCTTGCTCGGGAATACTTTAAAGAGAGAGTTGAGAAATTCAGCACCACAGCTCAGCCTTTGCGTTTTGATCTCTTTCCTCCATGTGTTAAAATAGCCCTAGGTGGAGTTCCAAGCGGATTGAGGAACTATGCTATAACTGTATTGCTGACTTCCTTCTTGAGCTATGCTAGAATATGCCCTAACCCTCCTAAAAGGGACGTTAAAGTAAAAGACTGCGTTAAGGATCTAAAGGTAATAAAAGAAGAGATTCTACCTTTGATAATTCAGGCAGGCAATAGATGTAAGCCGCCCCTCTTTCAGGATCAGCCGAATGAGATTAAGAACATATGGTATCACCTAGGTTTTGGTTATACACTGGAGCCGAGTTTAGAGGACAGTGGAAATTCAACATGGTATTTCCCCCCTAATTGTGAAAAAATACGCTCTAGTGCTCCTCAGCTCTGCAAGCCAGATAAAGACTGTAGGTACATCAAAAATCCATTGACCTACTACCTCAGGAGGCTGTATTTGAGTAAGAAAAAGAGTGAAGGTGAAGAGAATGAGCACTCTATTTAG
- a CDS encoding ATPase domain-containing protein, with the protein MIDDFSRRRVKSGIPGFDDLIGGGFSEESTVLITGSTGTGKTTFVAQYIYKGAEEYGEPGVLVTLEERAKDIRREMAQFGWDFKKYEKEGLIAIVDGVSAISGIPSEERFVLEDRINVDNFLRYIYRVVKAINAKRLAIDSIPSIAFRLQDERDIRGVLLKLNTILLEMGVTTLLTTEAPDPKAGRISRYGIEEYIAKGVVILDLQEKNIELKRYLLIRKMRGTRHSMRKYPFEITNRGVVVYPSGEIY; encoded by the coding sequence ATGATAGACGATTTTTCCAGGAGAAGGGTAAAAAGCGGAATCCCAGGATTTGATGATTTAATTGGAGGGGGATTCTCCGAAGAATCAACTGTCCTTATCACAGGTAGCACCGGAACCGGAAAAACTACTTTTGTAGCTCAATATATATACAAAGGCGCAGAAGAATATGGAGAGCCGGGAGTTTTAGTAACCTTGGAAGAGAGAGCAAAGGATATCAGGAGAGAAATGGCACAGTTTGGATGGGACTTCAAAAAATACGAAAAGGAAGGATTAATAGCAATTGTAGATGGTGTTAGTGCAATTTCTGGAATACCTTCCGAAGAGAGATTTGTTTTGGAAGATAGGATTAACGTAGATAACTTTTTGAGATACATATATCGGGTCGTTAAGGCAATAAACGCGAAGAGACTTGCTATCGATTCTATCCCCTCTATAGCCTTTAGACTTCAGGACGAGAGAGACATTAGGGGAGTTCTCCTAAAGTTAAACACAATTCTTCTCGAGATGGGCGTCACAACGCTCCTCACTACAGAGGCACCAGATCCAAAAGCTGGAAGAATAAGCAGGTATGGAATAGAGGAATATATTGCAAAAGGTGTTGTTATTCTCGATCTTCAAGAGAAAAATATAGAGCTTAAACGTTATCTTCTAATCAGAAAAATGAGGGGAACCAGGCATTCTATGAGAAAGTATCCTTTTGAGATAACCAATCGTGGAGTTGTTGTATATCCCAGTGGTGAAATCTATTGA
- a CDS encoding RAD55 family ATPase, whose amino-acid sequence MNLELGFSPQGEIEERVERVPTGIIDSLLMGGIPKGSVVLLIGDPKSGKTTFITQFMYNQLISGANVIGLLVDVSRYEFISNALDFGWGLMGYLNDKLYILDAYTQRLRGGPKFSFTEEVIPDIRDTSQVIDVIKDLTTKIILNNPHVDNPPVIGAVSSLTPMFFETEEKQIYKFLEDLKAFAHKNKQVWILEMNSGVEEPHVETIIKAIVDGIIEMKLFEEGKTLRRYLRVYGMRRTRHVLSWIPYEITEKGIVLQNQNL is encoded by the coding sequence TTGAATCTAGAGTTAGGTTTTTCACCCCAAGGAGAAATAGAAGAAAGGGTAGAACGAGTTCCCACAGGTATAATCGACTCCTTATTGATGGGGGGAATACCAAAAGGCAGTGTTGTTTTGTTAATTGGAGATCCAAAATCAGGTAAAACTACTTTTATAACCCAGTTTATGTATAATCAGCTTATCTCTGGGGCGAATGTTATAGGGCTTCTCGTTGATGTTTCCAGATATGAATTCATAAGCAATGCACTAGATTTTGGATGGGGATTAATGGGATATTTAAATGACAAGCTCTATATCCTCGATGCGTACACCCAAAGACTACGGGGTGGGCCAAAATTCTCATTTACGGAGGAGGTAATACCAGATATTAGGGATACTTCCCAAGTAATAGACGTTATAAAAGATTTAACCACCAAGATAATTCTAAACAATCCCCATGTTGATAATCCTCCAGTAATTGGAGCAGTTTCGTCTTTAACCCCTATGTTCTTTGAAACCGAAGAGAAGCAAATATATAAGTTCTTGGAGGATTTAAAAGCATTCGCCCATAAAAACAAGCAAGTGTGGATACTAGAAATGAACTCAGGAGTAGAGGAGCCCCACGTTGAAACAATAATTAAGGCAATAGTGGATGGAATTATAGAGATGAAGTTATTTGAGGAAGGAAAGACTTTGAGAAGGTATTTAAGAGTCTACGGAATGAGAAGAACACGTCATGTGCTTTCTTGGATTCCTTATGAGATAACAGAGAAAGGAATTGTACTGCAGAACCAAAATTTGTAG
- a CDS encoding tripartite tricarboxylate transporter permease, with protein sequence MLRWVMLGILFGTITGITPALHVNTLASIVGSFLTSSGDFSYVVLLYSMGLTHTFLDAFPSTFFGIPEEETAISVLPAHKLALQGRGLEVINISLKASLLAAIFSVLLAFPYVLLAKHYTTFLGKVAVFLLAFFLIITEKGVKRIYALLIFILSGIFGLVVDRLSLREPYFHVFVGLFGVPAILFSLNNSQKIEIEDSKIQMPKKKFLKFSFIGTFFGMLASLLPTFTSSQAALLGSFLSKDERTFLTIAFSVNTSNFIFSLINFYATGKTRNGILVLIKDTYYPLSSEELLILLLVTVITSNIANLYGVRLSKIIGRAISKINYTTLNSGVLLFIIAASLYFDGLLGLMVLLTATIIGLSATIFKIKRTICMGVLMLKIMVS encoded by the coding sequence ATGCTTAGGTGGGTCATGTTAGGTATTTTATTTGGTACAATAACAGGCATTACACCGGCTTTGCATGTTAACACCCTAGCTTCTATTGTTGGAAGTTTTCTGACTTCTTCAGGAGACTTTTCGTATGTGGTACTCCTTTATTCAATGGGGTTAACGCACACGTTCTTGGATGCATTTCCATCAACATTCTTTGGCATTCCAGAAGAAGAAACAGCAATAAGTGTTCTTCCAGCCCACAAACTTGCTCTTCAAGGGCGAGGTCTTGAAGTTATAAACATATCTTTAAAAGCGAGTCTTTTAGCTGCAATATTCTCTGTTCTTCTAGCATTTCCCTACGTTTTATTGGCAAAACATTACACAACTTTTCTTGGGAAGGTTGCTGTGTTTCTACTAGCCTTCTTTCTCATAATCACCGAAAAAGGTGTGAAACGGATATATGCCCTTCTAATTTTTATCCTTTCTGGAATCTTTGGGCTTGTTGTTGATAGGCTTTCTCTTAGAGAGCCATATTTTCATGTTTTTGTTGGACTATTTGGAGTTCCTGCAATATTATTTTCCCTGAATAATAGCCAAAAGATTGAGATAGAGGACTCAAAAATTCAGATGCCAAAAAAGAAGTTTTTAAAATTCTCATTTATTGGAACATTTTTTGGAATGTTAGCTTCGCTTTTACCAACCTTCACATCCTCTCAAGCTGCGCTCTTAGGGAGTTTTCTCTCAAAAGATGAACGTACATTTTTAACAATAGCATTCTCAGTCAACACATCAAATTTCATTTTCAGTCTCATAAATTTTTACGCAACTGGAAAAACCAGAAACGGTATCTTAGTTTTAATTAAAGATACTTACTACCCTCTAAGCTCTGAAGAGCTACTAATTCTGCTGCTTGTAACTGTAATAACCAGCAATATTGCCAATCTCTACGGTGTAAGGCTCTCAAAGATAATTGGAAGGGCAATATCAAAAATCAACTATACAACACTAAATTCAGGAGTGCTACTTTTTATAATAGCCGCATCTCTTTACTTCGACGGGCTACTTGGATTAATGGTCCTTTTAACAGCCACAATAATAGGCCTCAGTGCCACTATTTTTAAAATAAAGCGGACGATCTGTATGGGCGTTTTAATGCTTAAGATAATGGTAAGTTAA
- a CDS encoding DUF5748 family protein gives MNLEVIKEFLDAIGADYTEVDGEIHLAPEVFYEVWKYIGQPDIKTYVIEDEVVEPGSYDPPEMKYTDVRRIKIKKAYFETLEGVKVVTDYNEFQKILKEKKEEL, from the coding sequence ATGAACTTAGAAGTAATAAAAGAGTTTCTGGATGCAATTGGGGCAGACTATACAGAAGTGGATGGAGAAATACATTTAGCTCCAGAGGTTTTTTATGAAGTTTGGAAGTATATAGGGCAACCCGACATTAAAACGTATGTGATAGAAGACGAAGTTGTTGAGCCGGGTTCATACGATCCTCCAGAGATGAAATACACTGATGTTAGGAGGATTAAAATCAAGAAAGCATATTTCGAGACACTTGAAGGAGTTAAGGTTGTTACTGATTACAATGAATTCCAGAAGATATTAAAGGAGAAGAAGGAAGAGCTTTAG
- a CDS encoding class I SAM-dependent rRNA methyltransferase produces MSKVYVDAQAYRAIEKGAMIVFKKGVIRTEGEIKPGDIVEVYSRGGKFLGKGFVNPNSNIMVRLITKDRDVEINKELFKERIRKANEYRKKVLGYDKAYRMVYGEADYLPGLIVDRFNDIASLQISSAGMERFKLDVAEAILEVEPEIETVFEKNTGRSRRREGLPEIERVLLGKEKYRTIIEEGKAKFIVDMRGQKTGFFLDQRENRIALEKYIKGGEKVLDVFTYTGGFAIHAAVAGAEKVIAVDKSPSAIEQAKENAKLNGVEDKMEFIVGSAFGVMEKLQKKGEKFDIVVLDPPAFVQHEKDLKRGLRAYFNVNYQGLKLVKDGGILVTASCSQHVDMQMFKDMIIAAAAKAGKFLKLIEPYRTQAPDHPILMASKDTEYLKCLFLYVEEMK; encoded by the coding sequence ATGAGTAAAGTGTATGTTGATGCTCAAGCCTACAGAGCAATTGAAAAGGGAGCAATGATTGTTTTTAAAAAAGGTGTGATAAGAACAGAAGGCGAGATTAAACCGGGAGACATAGTGGAGGTTTATTCTCGAGGAGGGAAATTCTTAGGAAAAGGATTTGTCAATCCAAACTCAAATATAATGGTTCGACTAATTACAAAGGATAGAGATGTAGAGATAAACAAAGAATTGTTCAAGGAGCGCATAAGAAAGGCAAACGAATACAGAAAAAAGGTTTTAGGGTACGACAAGGCATATAGAATGGTTTACGGAGAAGCGGACTATCTGCCAGGTTTGATTGTGGATAGATTTAACGATATAGCATCTCTCCAGATTTCAAGCGCTGGAATGGAGCGGTTTAAGCTTGATGTTGCAGAAGCGATCCTTGAAGTAGAACCCGAAATCGAAACGGTTTTTGAGAAAAATACCGGAAGGTCAAGAAGAAGAGAAGGCTTACCGGAGATAGAGCGAGTCTTGCTTGGAAAAGAAAAATACCGCACGATTATCGAGGAAGGAAAAGCTAAGTTCATCGTGGATATGAGGGGCCAAAAAACCGGATTCTTTTTGGATCAAAGGGAGAATAGGATTGCCCTAGAAAAGTACATCAAAGGCGGAGAGAAGGTGCTTGATGTGTTCACATACACAGGAGGTTTTGCAATTCATGCTGCAGTTGCAGGGGCGGAGAAGGTTATTGCAGTTGATAAGTCTCCATCAGCAATAGAACAAGCAAAAGAAAACGCCAAGCTTAACGGTGTTGAAGATAAAATGGAGTTTATTGTTGGATCAGCATTTGGAGTTATGGAAAAACTACAGAAAAAAGGAGAAAAATTCGACATTGTAGTTCTAGACCCTCCTGCGTTTGTTCAGCATGAGAAAGATCTCAAAAGAGGTCTCAGAGCATACTTCAACGTAAATTATCAAGGATTAAAGCTCGTTAAAGACGGAGGTATATTAGTCACAGCTTCATGCTCCCAGCATGTTGATATGCAGATGTTTAAGGATATGATAATAGCAGCTGCGGCAAAAGCAGGGAAGTTCTTAAAGCTCATTGAACCCTACAGAACTCAGGCACCAGATCACCCAATACTAATGGCTTCAAAAGATACTGAATATCTAAAGTGTTTGTTCCTATACGTGGAAGAGATGAAATGA
- a CDS encoding RlmF-related methyltransferase encodes MPSWKDRRLGLPVREAIKIFPELERYLDKKGRLDLSNRRARILYNKAIAKAVFGIEVEYHPRGLITTPISRFIFLKTFLRGGEKVLEVGTGHSALMAIMADKLFNCEVWATEVDDEFFEYARRNIEQNKSKVKLIKSNGEIIEGLISKGEKFDVIFSAPPYYEKPTKGVLTEREGVGGGKYGEAFSIKILKEGWQYLEENGKVALFLPDKQSLLRSIILEGERIGYFVQDIRFKVGTRYRHSLIFFKR; translated from the coding sequence ATGCCTTCATGGAAAGATAGGAGACTCGGACTGCCGGTTAGGGAAGCAATTAAAATCTTCCCTGAGCTTGAAAGATACCTTGATAAAAAGGGCAGATTAGATTTATCAAACAGGAGGGCGAGAATATTATATAACAAAGCGATTGCAAAGGCAGTTTTTGGCATTGAAGTTGAATATCACCCCAGAGGGCTTATCACAACGCCGATTTCTCGTTTCATCTTCCTAAAGACTTTCCTAAGGGGTGGAGAAAAAGTTCTGGAGGTAGGAACTGGACATTCTGCCTTAATGGCGATCATGGCAGACAAACTCTTTAACTGCGAGGTATGGGCAACTGAAGTAGATGATGAGTTTTTTGAGTACGCTAGGAGAAATATCGAGCAAAATAAATCCAAAGTAAAACTGATAAAGAGCAACGGGGAAATTATTGAGGGTTTGATATCAAAAGGAGAAAAATTTGATGTGATATTCTCTGCACCTCCATATTACGAAAAACCCACAAAAGGTGTTCTTACGGAGAGGGAGGGTGTTGGTGGGGGTAAATATGGAGAGGCTTTTTCTATAAAAATTCTTAAAGAAGGATGGCAATATTTAGAGGAAAACGGGAAGGTTGCGCTTTTTCTCCCTGATAAACAGAGTTTGTTGAGAAGTATAATTTTAGAAGGAGAGCGCATTGGTTATTTTGTTCAGGATATACGATTTAAAGTGGGGACTAGATATAGACACTCGCTGATATTCTTTAAACGATAA